One uncultured Alphaproteobacteria bacterium genomic region harbors:
- the ynfL gene encoding putative DNA-binding transcriptional regulator (Evidence 3 : Function proposed based on presence of conserved amino acid motif, structural feature or limited homology; Product type pr : putative regulator) — protein sequence MELRHLRYFLAVAEERNFTRAAARVGIGQPPLSQQIRDLETEVGAPLFHRVPHGAELTEAGKAFLEVATGILVQADQAKTAALRAARGETGRLRVGFTGSAAFNPVVPGRIRAYRRACPGVDLSLSERNTVQLIEALHKGDIDIGFIRPGTENPDGLRLHRFADEPMVIAVPAAHPIAKLAEAPLSRLAKEPFVLYPRAVCLGLYEEVLHHCHREGFSPDLVQEAPQMASVVNLVAAEMGVSIVPRSMAQVRVMGVAYVPFAGEGPVARLACAMRRTETAPAARNFLAMAADLDRPQVG from the coding sequence ATGGAACTGCGACATCTGCGCTATTTCCTCGCGGTCGCCGAGGAGCGGAACTTCACCCGCGCCGCCGCCCGCGTCGGCATCGGACAGCCGCCGCTGTCCCAGCAGATCCGCGATCTCGAAACCGAGGTCGGCGCGCCGCTGTTCCACCGCGTGCCGCACGGCGCGGAACTGACCGAAGCGGGCAAGGCGTTTCTCGAAGTCGCCACCGGCATCCTCGTTCAGGCCGATCAGGCGAAGACCGCCGCGCTGCGGGCCGCCCGCGGCGAGACCGGCCGTCTGCGCGTCGGCTTTACCGGTTCGGCGGCGTTCAATCCGGTGGTGCCGGGGCGCATCCGCGCCTATCGCCGCGCCTGTCCCGGCGTCGACCTGAGCCTGTCCGAACGCAACACCGTGCAGTTGATCGAGGCGTTGCATAAAGGCGACATCGACATCGGGTTCATCCGCCCGGGCACCGAAAATCCCGACGGCCTGCGCCTCCACCGTTTCGCCGACGAGCCGATGGTGATCGCGGTGCCCGCCGCGCATCCGATCGCGAAGCTGGCGGAAGCGCCGCTGTCGCGGCTCGCGAAGGAGCCGTTCGTGCTCTATCCCCGCGCCGTCTGCCTCGGGCTGTACGAGGAGGTGCTGCACCACTGCCATCGCGAGGGGTTTTCGCCCGACCTGGTTCAGGAGGCGCCGCAGATGGCCTCGGTGGTCAATCTCGTCGCCGCCGAGATGGGGGTGTCGATCGTGCCGCGCTCGATGGCGCAGGTGCGGGTGATGGGGGTGGCCTACGTGCCGTTCGCGGGCGAGGGGCCGGTGGCCCGGCTCGCCTGCGCGATGCGCCGGACCGAAACCGCGCCGGCGGCGCGCAACTTTCTCGCCATGGCGGCCGATCTCGACCGCCCGCAGGTGGGGTGA
- the ynfL gene encoding putative DNA-binding transcriptional regulator (Evidence 3 : Function proposed based on presence of conserved amino acid motif, structural feature or limited homology; Product type pr : putative regulator), whose product MELRHLRYFLAVAEEHNFTRAAERLGIGQPPLSQQIRSLENEVGTMLFHRLPHGAELTESGKAFLDPARAAIAAAERARLSAQRAARGEIGTLRVGFTGSGAFTPLVPSLIRAFRRAYPDVEVELVELNSEKLMTRLAREEVDIAFLRPALADPEGLRLLRFPDEPMVAALPALHPLADHDRVALADLAEQPFVFYPRTIGLGLYDEVYRACQRVGFSPRLVQEAPQIASVVNLVAAEMGVSIVPRSMSQVRVPGVVFRDFAGDAPVARHACAMRRAETAPAARNFWAMVAAARPGP is encoded by the coding sequence ATGGAACTGCGGCATCTCCGCTATTTCCTCGCGGTCGCCGAGGAGCACAACTTCACCCGCGCGGCCGAGCGTCTCGGCATCGGTCAGCCGCCGCTCTCGCAGCAGATCCGGTCGCTCGAGAACGAGGTCGGGACGATGCTGTTCCACCGCCTGCCGCACGGCGCGGAGCTTACCGAGTCGGGCAAGGCGTTCCTCGATCCGGCCCGCGCCGCGATCGCCGCCGCCGAGCGCGCCCGGCTCTCGGCCCAGCGCGCCGCGCGCGGCGAGATCGGCACGTTGCGCGTCGGCTTCACCGGTTCGGGCGCGTTCACGCCGCTGGTGCCGTCGCTGATCCGCGCCTTCCGCCGCGCCTATCCCGACGTCGAGGTCGAACTCGTCGAGCTGAACTCGGAAAAGCTGATGACCCGGCTCGCGCGCGAGGAGGTGGACATCGCCTTCCTGCGTCCGGCGCTCGCCGACCCCGAGGGTCTGCGCCTGCTGCGTTTCCCCGACGAACCGATGGTGGCGGCGCTGCCCGCTCTGCATCCGCTCGCCGATCACGATCGCGTCGCTCTCGCCGATCTTGCCGAGCAGCCGTTCGTGTTCTATCCGCGCACCATCGGCCTCGGTCTCTACGACGAGGTCTACCGCGCCTGTCAGCGCGTCGGTTTCTCGCCGCGGCTGGTGCAGGAGGCGCCGCAGATCGCCTCGGTGGTCAATCTCGTCGCTGCCGAGATGGGGGTGTCGATCGTGCCGCGCTCGATGAGCCAGGTGCGGGTGCCCGGGGTGGTGTTCCGCGATTTCGCGGGCGACGCGCCGGTGGCGCGGCACGCCTGCGCGATGCGCCGCGCCGAAACCGCCCCGGCGGCGCGGAACTTCTGGGCGATGGTGGCGGCGGCCCGGCCCGGCCCATGA